Proteins found in one Alicyclobacillus cycloheptanicus genomic segment:
- a CDS encoding fumarate hydratase, whose translation MKTISVEEIENTVADLCKQANLRLPPDVVARIRQAGKEELSPVGREVLDQILENAQRASDTGVSLCQDGGVTIVFAEIGQDVHIVGGSFEEAVNAGIQKGYQSAHLRGSILDSPFHGKNTGFNAPGVIHTKLTMGDDLRIRVMPKGGGADNMSQLKMLVPAAGVEGIRTFVLDVVEQAGPNACPPLIVGVGIGGTFDSVAQLAKHALLRAVGEPNPDAEIAKFEAELLTDINKLGIGPMGLGGTTTAIAVHVETHPLHMASLPVAVNLQCHSARVQTAVL comes from the coding sequence GTGAAAACGATTTCGGTGGAAGAGATTGAAAATACTGTGGCGGACCTGTGTAAGCAAGCCAATTTACGACTCCCGCCAGATGTAGTCGCGCGGATTCGGCAAGCCGGAAAAGAAGAACTGTCCCCTGTTGGACGGGAGGTGCTCGATCAGATCCTGGAAAATGCACAACGCGCGTCCGACACAGGGGTGAGCTTGTGTCAGGATGGCGGTGTGACCATTGTTTTTGCGGAGATTGGGCAAGACGTGCATATCGTCGGTGGGTCGTTTGAAGAAGCCGTAAACGCTGGGATTCAAAAAGGCTATCAATCAGCACATCTCCGAGGCTCAATCCTGGATAGTCCGTTTCATGGCAAAAACACAGGGTTTAATGCACCGGGCGTGATCCACACGAAGTTAACGATGGGGGATGACCTTCGAATTCGAGTGATGCCAAAGGGGGGAGGTGCAGATAACATGAGCCAATTAAAGATGCTTGTGCCTGCCGCGGGCGTCGAGGGCATACGTACGTTTGTTCTCGATGTTGTCGAACAGGCGGGTCCCAACGCTTGTCCGCCGCTGATTGTTGGCGTTGGCATTGGCGGAACCTTTGATTCTGTCGCTCAACTCGCAAAGCATGCGCTTCTTCGGGCAGTCGGGGAACCCAACCCTGACGCAGAGATCGCCAAGTTCGAGGCGGAACTTCTGACCGATATCAACAAACTTGGCATTGGCCCGATGGGGCTGGGGGGCACGACCACCGCCATCGCTGTGCACGTCGAGACACATCCGCTGCACATGGCTTCTCTGCCGGTAGCGGTGAATCTGCAGTGTCATTCTGCGAGAGTTCAAACAGCGGTGTTGTGA
- a CDS encoding HpcH/HpaI aldolase/citrate lyase family protein has protein sequence MIQKARMIPADVLIFDLEDAVAPAAKETARRIVAEALRDTWPQTVYVRTNPIDSATILDEVMELSGASLTGFVLPKVESAGALQGFLYLLDRLEQKLRLQPGHLKVLPIIETASGLRNVQDISSASARICCLAFGAIDFALDLGVQSLPPQLLDYIRCTMVIASRSAGIGAPVDSVYPDFHDSEGLLQSASQAKGAGFAGKFAIHPDQVSILNKVFSTGEVEFNQAQEIVRAYEEAMASGQGSIQVNGKMVDLPVYELAKRVLGR, from the coding sequence ATGATTCAGAAAGCCAGAATGATTCCGGCAGATGTTCTTATCTTCGACCTCGAGGACGCCGTCGCGCCTGCTGCAAAGGAGACAGCGCGAAGAATTGTCGCTGAAGCCCTGCGTGACACCTGGCCCCAAACTGTTTATGTTCGAACAAATCCTATCGACAGTGCAACCATTCTGGACGAAGTGATGGAACTTAGCGGGGCATCATTAACAGGATTTGTTCTGCCTAAGGTAGAAAGTGCCGGTGCGCTGCAGGGTTTTTTATACCTGCTTGATCGACTTGAACAGAAACTGCGTTTACAACCGGGTCACTTGAAGGTCCTGCCGATCATTGAAACGGCCAGTGGACTACGGAACGTACAGGACATATCGAGCGCAAGTGCGCGTATTTGCTGCCTGGCGTTCGGTGCCATTGACTTTGCACTTGACCTTGGCGTCCAATCATTGCCGCCTCAATTACTGGACTATATACGATGCACCATGGTCATTGCGTCGCGCAGTGCGGGGATTGGAGCGCCCGTTGACAGTGTATACCCTGATTTTCACGACTCGGAGGGGCTGCTGCAGTCGGCCAGCCAAGCAAAAGGCGCGGGTTTTGCTGGAAAATTCGCCATCCATCCTGACCAAGTGTCTATCTTGAACAAGGTCTTCTCGACAGGGGAAGTTGAATTCAACCAGGCACAGGAAATTGTCAGGGCCTATGAAGAGGCCATGGCGAGCGGGCAGGGGAGTATTCAGGTCAATGGCAAAATGGTCGATTTACCGGTGTATGAACTCGCGAAGCGGGTGCTCGGCAGGTAA